A single window of Rubripirellula lacrimiformis DNA harbors:
- the trpC gene encoding indole-3-glycerol phosphate synthase TrpC, translated as MTILDKIIEQTRLTIQRDRAAVSDQTLESTLADLPPCRDFHGALAAGDHVQVIAEVKKASPSAGLIREDFHPAEIAKAYQDGGAACISVLTDEPFFQGSLLYLEQVRQAVDLPLLRKDFIVDRYQLLQARASGADCVLLIAECLSPDELRRLHDQAVELGLQTLIELYEPANLDAVLATGTTLVGVNNRDLRTFETSLDHTLNLRPLIPADRLLVGESGIRSHQDVLKLGQGGVKAVLVGESLMRQNDIAAATRQLLGRD; from the coding sequence ATGACGATCCTGGACAAAATCATCGAGCAGACTCGGTTGACGATCCAGCGAGATCGCGCAGCCGTATCGGACCAGACGCTGGAATCGACGTTGGCGGATCTGCCGCCCTGTCGTGATTTCCACGGGGCACTGGCCGCCGGGGACCACGTCCAGGTGATCGCCGAAGTCAAGAAAGCCAGTCCTTCGGCGGGACTGATCCGCGAAGATTTTCATCCCGCGGAAATTGCCAAGGCGTACCAAGATGGCGGGGCCGCCTGCATCAGCGTGCTGACCGACGAACCGTTCTTTCAAGGATCACTTCTGTACTTGGAACAGGTTCGCCAAGCGGTCGATTTGCCACTGTTGCGCAAGGACTTTATCGTCGATCGATATCAACTGCTGCAGGCTCGTGCCAGCGGCGCCGATTGCGTGCTGCTGATCGCCGAATGTCTGTCGCCCGACGAACTGCGACGACTGCACGATCAAGCCGTCGAACTGGGACTGCAGACACTGATCGAACTCTACGAACCGGCCAACCTGGACGCCGTTCTGGCCACCGGGACCACCTTGGTCGGCGTCAACAATCGCGATCTACGCACCTTCGAAACGTCGCTCGATCATACGCTGAACCTCCGCCCATTGATCCCCGCGGACCGCTTGCTGGTCGGCGAAAGTGGTATCCGCAGTCACCAAGACGTTTTGAAACTAGGGCAGGGGGGTGTGAAGGCCGTCTTGGTTGGCGAATCGCTGATGCGACAAAACGACATTGCCGCTGCGACTCGGCAACTGCTGGGTCGTGATTAA
- a CDS encoding fructosamine kinase family protein has translation MTTPKVGRPFQAVTSNRNTDGLERPSYLTNAYAPLLKGIMMDSVADAVLGLVPGTASVVNVAAVGGGCISDAYRVDVRCDDGSTQCLFVKGNDESFADNFACERAGLTLLHDAASLVIPRPIADGIVNGRAWLVIEWVESGPRPRSFFADLGRGLAELHRSTLGTEIGLDHDNYLGAARQINGPSTTWPSFVAQHRIGFQLRWAVDQGLADSTLRRDVGRIIDAMDDLLAGRQDPTSLLHGDLWSGNILCDQRGRPVIVDPAVYRGCREAELGMLKLFGACPADFYEAYDQAFPLSAGWQRRTSVYVLYHLLNHLNLFGVGYLDQCRSQAADLLS, from the coding sequence ATGACCACACCCAAAGTAGGACGGCCTTTCCAGGCCGTCACCAGCAACCGCAACACAGACGGCCTGGAAAGGCCGTCCTACTTGACCAACGCCTACGCACCCCTTTTAAAAGGCATCATGATGGATTCCGTTGCTGATGCGGTTTTGGGGTTGGTGCCGGGGACGGCGTCGGTGGTGAACGTTGCCGCGGTGGGTGGTGGCTGCATCAGCGATGCCTACCGAGTGGACGTTCGCTGCGACGATGGGTCGACGCAATGCTTGTTTGTCAAAGGCAACGACGAATCCTTTGCTGATAATTTCGCGTGCGAACGGGCCGGGCTGACCTTGTTGCACGATGCCGCGTCGCTCGTCATCCCGCGACCGATTGCCGATGGGATCGTCAACGGGCGGGCGTGGTTGGTGATCGAGTGGGTGGAAAGCGGACCGCGGCCGCGATCGTTTTTCGCGGACCTGGGGCGTGGGTTAGCCGAACTGCACCGGTCGACTTTGGGGACCGAGATCGGGCTGGACCATGACAACTACTTGGGCGCCGCCCGCCAGATCAACGGTCCCTCGACGACTTGGCCGTCGTTTGTGGCCCAGCACCGAATCGGATTCCAACTCCGCTGGGCCGTCGACCAGGGATTGGCCGATTCGACACTTCGCCGCGACGTGGGGCGGATCATCGACGCCATGGATGACCTGCTTGCCGGGCGACAGGATCCGACGTCGCTGCTGCACGGGGACCTATGGAGCGGCAATATTCTGTGTGACCAACGGGGTCGACCGGTGATCGTTGATCCAGCGGTTTACCGCGGATGTCGCGAGGCCGAGCTTGGGATGCTGAAGCTTTTCGGGGCCTGTCCGGCGGACTTTTACGAAGCCTATGATCAGGCTTTCCCACTGTCTGCTGGTTGGCAGCGGCGAACCAGCGTCTATGTTCTTTATCATCTGCTGAACCATTTGAACCTGTTCGGCGTCGGATATTTGGATCAATGTCGGTCGCAAGCGGCCGATCTATTGTCATAG
- a CDS encoding glycosyltransferase gives MNQEPIGSDFQSQASVQNKSVGESRDSIRFRPVKVFMALPAYNEEEALPELLERIGEAFADNGLPYEVIIVDDGSKDDTAKIAAQMSFQMPIHLVQHEINAGLGVTIRDGLREAVDRAGERDIIVTMDADNTHPPGLINRMVSMIQEGCDVVIASRFQPGARVVGVPIERHFLSIGARILFTVLFPTRGVRDYTSGYRAYRASVIRQAFAEHGDDFVGEKGFSCMADVLLKLREQGVMFGEAPLRLRYDQKGGDSKMQVFKTIWLTLKLLGRHRVGKN, from the coding sequence ATGAACCAAGAACCGATCGGCTCCGATTTCCAATCGCAGGCAAGCGTCCAGAACAAGTCCGTCGGTGAATCGCGGGACTCGATCCGGTTCCGTCCCGTCAAAGTCTTCATGGCACTGCCGGCCTACAACGAAGAAGAAGCGTTGCCGGAACTGTTGGAACGGATCGGCGAAGCCTTTGCCGACAACGGTCTGCCCTATGAAGTCATCATCGTCGACGATGGCAGCAAGGATGACACCGCCAAGATTGCCGCGCAGATGTCCTTCCAAATGCCGATCCACCTGGTTCAACACGAAATCAATGCGGGCTTGGGTGTGACCATCCGTGACGGACTTCGCGAAGCCGTGGATCGCGCCGGCGAACGCGACATCATCGTCACGATGGACGCCGACAACACGCACCCGCCGGGATTGATCAACCGCATGGTGTCGATGATCCAAGAAGGTTGCGACGTTGTGATTGCATCGCGTTTCCAACCCGGCGCCCGCGTCGTGGGCGTTCCAATCGAACGCCACTTTCTGTCGATCGGTGCACGGATCCTGTTCACCGTGTTGTTCCCCACCCGTGGTGTTCGCGATTACACATCCGGCTATCGCGCCTACCGTGCATCGGTAATCCGCCAAGCGTTTGCCGAACACGGCGACGATTTCGTCGGCGAGAAAGGATTTTCCTGCATGGCCGACGTGCTGTTGAAACTGCGCGAACAAGGCGTCATGTTCGGCGAAGCTCCGCTGCGGTTGCGTTACGACCAAAAGGGCGGCGACAGCAAGATGCAAGTCTTCAAGACCATCTGGTTGACGCTAAAACTTCTCGGCCGCCATCGCGTCGGGAAGAACTAG
- a CDS encoding glycosyltransferase family 87 protein translates to MSQRFCVGRGRYLLLSLVVFLMGVGATAARTVKQYQTPGPFDPSRQGMCDFHNGIYFPATALVDGISPYGAQYAATNPVARQIPFFLPSILALHAPLTVLPLRVAEVVYFLFSVALVLAISGLVVGSIIRPIRLDYLLAVAAALVFSRGGHITLFDGYFTLELVLATFLAIRWGDRRPWWAAVALAVVAAKPTYLLPLGFLMLARGNVKALVIGAILTIITAGVPFAWLAYHEGDGDWIRGAEVLGEQIALSQEIHRAQYDESPVHSWTRVDALATVAKWTGSEPNESVHLIVMMVLLAPVMFVLDRRRRRSIDDGLAGLTGAIILCATLVSIYHQSYDTMLLIMPLSAVLVGSPAIWNQVHAGWRLAILCLTAVPLFNYLSTRMVLGRLDAGPTVEQIVTSINGICLLGLLIGVVYLGFRRSPAVTLRTNEIDGAAKTE, encoded by the coding sequence ATGTCGCAGCGATTCTGTGTTGGTCGCGGTCGCTATCTGCTGTTGTCGTTGGTCGTCTTTCTGATGGGCGTCGGTGCGACCGCCGCACGCACCGTCAAACAGTACCAGACACCGGGGCCGTTTGACCCCAGCCGCCAAGGCATGTGTGACTTTCACAATGGGATCTATTTCCCAGCCACCGCGTTGGTCGACGGCATCAGTCCCTACGGTGCCCAGTACGCCGCCACCAATCCAGTCGCGCGGCAGATTCCGTTCTTTCTGCCTTCCATCCTGGCGCTGCACGCGCCGTTGACGGTGCTGCCACTGCGGGTTGCCGAGGTCGTCTACTTTCTGTTCTCGGTCGCCTTGGTGTTGGCCATCAGCGGACTGGTTGTGGGGTCGATCATCCGCCCGATTCGGTTGGACTATCTGCTGGCCGTCGCGGCCGCGCTGGTCTTTTCCCGTGGCGGTCACATCACGTTGTTCGATGGCTATTTCACATTGGAATTGGTGCTGGCAACCTTCCTGGCAATCCGCTGGGGTGATCGGCGGCCGTGGTGGGCTGCGGTGGCGCTGGCCGTGGTTGCCGCCAAACCAACCTACCTGTTGCCATTGGGCTTTCTGATGCTGGCCCGTGGGAACGTCAAAGCGCTGGTCATCGGCGCCATCCTGACCATCATCACCGCCGGCGTTCCCTTCGCTTGGCTGGCCTACCACGAGGGCGATGGCGATTGGATCCGCGGTGCCGAGGTGCTGGGCGAACAGATCGCGTTGTCCCAGGAAATTCACCGCGCCCAATACGACGAATCTCCGGTTCATTCGTGGACTCGAGTCGATGCACTGGCCACGGTCGCCAAGTGGACCGGCAGCGAACCGAACGAATCCGTGCACCTGATCGTGATGATGGTGCTATTGGCGCCTGTCATGTTTGTCCTGGATCGTCGGCGACGCCGATCGATCGATGACGGGCTGGCTGGATTGACAGGCGCCATCATTTTGTGCGCGACCCTGGTCAGCATTTATCACCAGTCCTACGACACAATGCTATTGATCATGCCCTTGTCAGCGGTCCTGGTCGGATCCCCCGCCATTTGGAATCAAGTCCATGCCGGCTGGCGATTGGCAATCCTGTGCCTGACCGCCGTTCCCTTGTTCAACTACCTTTCGACTCGGATGGTTCTGGGACGCCTGGATGCGGGACCGACGGTGGAACAAATCGTTACCAGCATCAACGGTATCTGCCTGCTGGGGCTGCTGATTGGGGTCGTCTATTTGGGTTTTCGCCGCAGCCCCGCCGTGACGCTGCGAACCAATGAAATCGACGGTGCGGCCAAAACAGAGTGA
- the hisF gene encoding imidazole glycerol phosphate synthase subunit HisF, whose product MLAARVIPCLDVFEGRVVKGTNFVNLRDAGDPVEIARRYEAEGADELVFLDITASHEERDIILDVVRRTAEQVFMPLTVGGGVRTVDDVRALLSAGCDKVSINSAACTDPDFVRRAADRFGSQCIVVNIDPKRVIKDGKEVWEVHINGGRKPTGLMAVEWAQEIERLGAGEIVLTSMDCDGTCDGYDIPITSAVSEAVSIPVVASGGAGGPQHLVDAILKGKADAALAASIFHFGQYTIAETKQAMRDAGIAVRL is encoded by the coding sequence ATGCTTGCTGCTCGCGTGATTCCTTGCCTAGACGTTTTCGAAGGCCGCGTCGTCAAGGGAACCAATTTCGTCAATCTCCGTGACGCTGGTGACCCGGTCGAAATCGCCCGGCGGTACGAAGCCGAGGGTGCGGACGAATTGGTGTTCCTGGACATCACCGCCAGTCACGAAGAACGCGACATCATCTTGGACGTGGTTCGTCGCACGGCGGAACAGGTCTTCATGCCGTTGACGGTCGGTGGCGGGGTACGAACGGTGGACGATGTCCGTGCCCTGTTGTCGGCCGGTTGCGACAAAGTATCGATCAATTCGGCCGCCTGTACCGATCCCGACTTTGTCCGCCGCGCGGCCGACCGTTTCGGCAGCCAGTGCATCGTCGTCAACATCGATCCCAAGCGAGTGATCAAGGACGGGAAAGAAGTGTGGGAAGTTCACATCAACGGCGGCCGCAAACCGACGGGGTTGATGGCGGTCGAGTGGGCCCAAGAGATCGAACGTCTGGGAGCCGGCGAAATCGTGCTGACCAGCATGGATTGCGACGGTACCTGCGACGGGTACGACATCCCGATCACGTCGGCGGTCAGCGAAGCGGTTTCGATTCCGGTCGTCGCCAGCGGCGGTGCGGGCGGCCCCCAGCACTTGGTCGATGCGATCCTAAAGGGCAAAGCTGACGCGGCCCTAGCGGCCAGCATCTTTCACTTTGGGCAGTACACGATCGCCGAAACGAAGCAGGCGATGCGAGACGCGGGAATCGCGGTACGGTTGTAA
- a CDS encoding DUF7932 domain-containing protein, giving the protein MASPPDPYDFQRHLSDAGCFASDGETELIGRIDISGHDGAYGTDGQNRHNAPPTEGTRGYRGGDATPAAAGQDAGSVQLNLSYGSDRNAMIVSGSSRSPNHGSQPIQQLATIGTEGYFFVRAAGGAGGNGGRGGDGGPGSRGYRGRNATRFSSGTNGGPGGDGGDAGNPTDGKPGGDGGDAVIAVHENDQGLLMLVKGNLAAGDMGFAGEPGRGGHGGPGGPGGSSYHWTERRSYRDSQGRTQTRTIMRSNPGGVSGPSGRDGRTSGYRARDGWPGSVGTFKIVVVDDQGRQRTYDSPYDLELVTFDVASEYTILEPDSLVSIDNLTVRNCGGMPTPPNYMVRIYLDSDQWLHCDGVDLVISHSIAPEQTHTFDTRGLRLRLGDYVVDEPRKRAFRLRHPVSPQASLESGIGRSFRQFENGEDLNIRFPIELMSITCLNSLAPGESTRVIWGVTNIGDEPFDQKYLYRAVRSHARLLGGDLDPGQIVFFDDTNQPYDLVSSAFEKRVGELPPGETTIIETRIGIRESADAIPYQGFALGVDLDLQRPKSSQTHDQYRCVDYRKTFIRVSERYLREPGSRFLLIANEKTTTTDIDQWTQLADYFGSSLDVWDVSYYGFLDLIRAVDHDKSLLQQWTGMTIIIPNNYYQTPDGSTVAFNQLAKSQFLRAAADHDINFYIVGDSRIGGEQMLSMSLIPVSDEKKPSQLKSQQDFLQAVRRWNQYVARSHEVVGGITSNAQDLADVSLGAVHQFDINRRTMLFQPKAEWLEAEAKRLQRKLSKDDPLHRWIIVHRYDTGDTDTEWGFFKQRQIGKIEVRRTLDATKGSAVLYEVDGIDAIDRDFITSKANKHGIFLALKFEDKVDRFIRLVSERTFPRYSEHYVDRPLSDEEVRQIGGELVDSILTDLFNEQRVARTCKTWGPFGVRTIMPKLNYLAERSLNYGVTYRQMLENDVSLGLLYELVANVRYMAVKSKTVWDHALIPTSFFKRSRAVSNFMLDRSDRIVTNIFGRYPGWWDRITGAGDDYDPFGSSRVKEPQGIARKTADDRIHAIETELYAAQVGIEKYATAQDHPGLTYDPELLGEQVRVMTGKQYDQLVLAEARASRQRYETEKAVQAERSDLLVPLSTPQAIESQIQVSLPTP; this is encoded by the coding sequence GTGGCTTCACCTCCTGATCCCTACGACTTCCAACGTCACCTCAGCGACGCCGGTTGCTTTGCATCGGACGGCGAAACCGAGCTGATCGGCCGGATCGACATCAGCGGGCATGACGGAGCCTACGGGACCGACGGACAGAACCGTCACAATGCGCCGCCGACCGAGGGCACCCGCGGCTATCGAGGCGGCGATGCAACCCCCGCAGCGGCGGGCCAGGATGCGGGGTCGGTTCAATTGAATCTTTCCTACGGATCCGATCGCAATGCGATGATCGTCAGTGGATCCAGCCGATCGCCCAATCATGGTTCGCAACCGATTCAGCAATTGGCGACCATCGGCACCGAAGGATACTTCTTTGTACGAGCCGCCGGCGGCGCCGGTGGAAACGGTGGCCGGGGTGGCGACGGCGGACCGGGCAGCCGAGGCTATCGTGGCCGCAACGCCACACGTTTTTCTTCCGGCACCAACGGTGGTCCCGGCGGTGACGGCGGCGATGCGGGCAACCCCACCGACGGAAAACCCGGTGGCGACGGCGGCGATGCCGTGATCGCTGTCCACGAAAACGACCAGGGACTGCTGATGCTGGTCAAAGGCAACCTGGCGGCCGGTGACATGGGATTCGCCGGCGAACCGGGACGCGGAGGTCACGGCGGCCCCGGCGGTCCCGGCGGCAGCAGCTATCACTGGACCGAACGACGATCGTATCGGGATTCCCAAGGTCGCACCCAGACACGCACCATCATGCGGTCCAACCCAGGCGGCGTCAGCGGTCCCTCGGGACGCGACGGACGCACCTCGGGCTACCGCGCCCGTGACGGATGGCCGGGAAGTGTCGGCACCTTCAAAATCGTTGTCGTCGATGACCAAGGCCGGCAACGAACTTACGATTCGCCCTACGACCTGGAACTGGTCACCTTCGATGTCGCCAGCGAATACACCATCCTAGAACCCGATTCGCTCGTTTCGATCGACAACTTGACCGTTCGTAATTGCGGTGGCATGCCGACGCCGCCCAATTACATGGTCCGCATCTATCTGGACAGCGACCAGTGGCTGCACTGTGATGGCGTCGACCTGGTCATCAGCCATTCGATTGCACCGGAGCAAACCCACACGTTCGACACTCGCGGACTGCGATTACGACTGGGCGACTACGTGGTGGACGAACCTCGCAAACGAGCGTTCCGATTACGGCATCCGGTTAGCCCGCAGGCAAGTCTGGAAAGCGGGATCGGACGCAGTTTCCGCCAATTCGAAAACGGCGAGGATCTGAACATCCGATTCCCCATCGAACTGATGTCGATCACCTGCCTGAACAGTCTGGCGCCCGGGGAATCGACGCGAGTCATCTGGGGCGTAACGAACATCGGCGATGAACCGTTTGATCAGAAGTATCTGTATCGCGCCGTCCGTTCACATGCTCGTCTGTTGGGCGGCGACCTGGATCCCGGCCAGATCGTTTTCTTTGACGACACCAACCAGCCCTACGATCTTGTGTCGTCCGCGTTCGAAAAACGAGTCGGTGAGCTACCGCCCGGCGAAACCACCATCATTGAAACCAGGATCGGCATCCGTGAATCCGCCGACGCGATCCCCTATCAGGGGTTCGCATTGGGCGTTGACCTGGACCTGCAACGTCCGAAGTCGAGCCAAACCCATGATCAGTATCGCTGCGTCGACTATCGCAAAACCTTTATCCGTGTATCCGAACGGTACCTGCGTGAACCGGGTTCGCGGTTCCTGTTGATCGCGAACGAAAAAACCACCACCACCGACATCGACCAATGGACACAACTGGCCGATTACTTCGGCAGCAGTTTGGATGTCTGGGACGTTTCGTACTACGGGTTCCTGGACTTGATCCGCGCCGTCGACCATGACAAGTCGCTGTTGCAGCAGTGGACAGGGATGACCATCATCATCCCCAACAACTATTACCAAACGCCGGATGGATCGACGGTAGCGTTCAACCAGCTCGCTAAGAGTCAATTTCTAAGGGCGGCTGCCGATCATGACATCAACTTTTACATCGTCGGCGATTCGCGGATCGGTGGCGAACAGATGTTGTCGATGTCGTTGATCCCGGTCAGCGATGAAAAGAAACCCAGCCAACTGAAATCACAGCAAGATTTCCTGCAGGCGGTCCGGCGGTGGAATCAGTACGTCGCACGCAGTCACGAAGTCGTCGGTGGAATCACCAGCAACGCTCAAGACCTGGCCGACGTATCGCTTGGTGCGGTCCACCAATTCGATATCAATCGCCGCACAATGTTGTTCCAGCCCAAAGCCGAATGGTTGGAAGCCGAAGCAAAACGGTTGCAACGGAAACTGTCCAAAGATGACCCTCTGCATCGGTGGATCATTGTGCATCGATACGATACCGGCGACACCGACACCGAGTGGGGATTTTTCAAACAGCGACAGATCGGCAAGATCGAAGTCCGCCGCACCCTGGATGCGACCAAAGGGTCGGCTGTGCTGTACGAAGTCGACGGCATCGATGCCATCGACCGTGACTTCATCACCAGCAAAGCGAACAAGCACGGGATCTTTCTGGCGTTGAAGTTCGAAGACAAGGTAGACCGTTTCATTCGGCTGGTCAGCGAGCGGACGTTCCCGCGGTACAGCGAACACTACGTCGATCGGCCACTGTCCGACGAAGAAGTTCGCCAGATCGGGGGCGAACTGGTCGATTCGATTCTGACGGATCTGTTCAACGAACAACGCGTTGCGCGTACTTGCAAAACGTGGGGACCATTCGGCGTCCGCACCATCATGCCCAAACTGAACTACCTGGCCGAACGATCGCTGAACTATGGCGTTACCTACCGCCAGATGCTGGAAAACGACGTCAGTCTGGGATTGCTGTACGAATTGGTTGCCAACGTCCGATACATGGCAGTCAAATCAAAAACGGTTTGGGACCACGCTTTGATCCCGACATCGTTCTTCAAACGCAGTCGTGCCGTATCCAACTTCATGTTAGACCGCTCGGACCGAATTGTGACCAACATCTTTGGTCGCTACCCGGGTTGGTGGGACCGCATCACCGGCGCCGGTGACGACTACGATCCGTTTGGCAGTTCGCGAGTCAAGGAACCGCAGGGCATTGCCCGAAAGACGGCCGACGATCGAATCCATGCGATCGAAACCGAACTGTACGCCGCCCAGGTGGGAATCGAAAAGTACGCGACCGCTCAGGACCATCCCGGCCTGACCTACGATCCCGAATTGCTGGGCGAACAAGTCCGTGTGATGACGGGCAAACAGTACGACCAGTTGGTGCTAGCCGAAGCGCGAGCCAGCCGCCAACGATACGAGACCGAAAAAGCAGTGCAAGCCGAACGCTCGGATCTGTTGGTTCCGCTAAGCACCCCCCAAGCCATCGAATCCCAAATTCAAGTGAGCCTCCCCACACCCTAA
- a CDS encoding thioesterase II family protein, protein MVTYEPDLRRVLVRDDAPSSAYWITHAGGSIQAVASRMRDLADATNVDVHSLAMPARDDWFHATFDGDLNDLAAAVAGAIIDQRNRDGVRTPFTVIGHSFGSVLAYRIAGELIRREVPPQRLIVMSFPAPDRLSHEMQLHRLSDDELVEQVDVLFGGVPDDIKKDVDARAFFVPGLRFDLGLLERYQHAADTPPLPIPVTAVCGVDDRAVDMAQMQRWQITTSGDFRLVAMPGDHFFPLARTAAILKLATA, encoded by the coding sequence ATGGTCACCTACGAACCCGATCTGCGACGCGTCTTGGTCCGCGACGATGCACCGTCATCGGCATACTGGATCACGCATGCCGGCGGCAGCATCCAAGCGGTGGCCAGCCGCATGCGAGACCTTGCCGACGCCACCAACGTCGATGTGCACTCGTTGGCCATGCCGGCTCGCGATGATTGGTTCCACGCCACATTCGATGGCGACTTAAATGACCTAGCCGCCGCCGTGGCCGGCGCCATCATCGACCAGCGAAATCGCGACGGGGTCCGGACACCGTTCACCGTCATCGGGCACAGTTTTGGCAGCGTGCTGGCCTATCGGATCGCCGGCGAATTGATCCGCCGGGAAGTCCCCCCACAGCGGCTGATCGTGATGTCGTTTCCGGCCCCCGATCGGCTGTCCCACGAAATGCAGCTGCACCGTTTAAGCGACGATGAACTGGTCGAACAGGTCGACGTGCTGTTCGGCGGGGTCCCTGATGACATCAAGAAAGACGTCGATGCGAGGGCATTTTTTGTTCCCGGGCTACGATTCGATCTGGGTCTGTTGGAAAGGTACCAGCATGCCGCCGACACCCCACCGCTGCCGATTCCGGTCACCGCGGTCTGCGGCGTCGACGACCGAGCCGTCGATATGGCCCAGATGCAGCGTTGGCAAATCACGACCAGCGGCGACTTTCGGCTGGTAGCGATGCCTGGCGACCACTTCTTTCCGCTGGCCCGGACTGCGGCGATTTTGAAGCTGGCGACGGCCTGA
- the purH gene encoding bifunctional phosphoribosylaminoimidazolecarboxamide formyltransferase/IMP cyclohydrolase — MTAPDVVPIRTALISVSDKLGLSDLAAGLQRAGVAIYSTGGTRRHLEQSGIDVMDVAEYTGFPEMLDGRVKTLHPKIFGGILAIRDRDDHMDAIEEHDIIPFDLVIVNLYPFAATASRPGATREECVEQIDIGGPSLVRAAAKNHNDVAVSTSPEQYSEILTQLESAGGTTHELRSELAADAFDHTAGYDRAIADFMRGDTIGGEFPSSLNLSLRRKTQLRYGENPHQRAALYADPSDRSANLVSARQISGKELSYNNLLDLDAALEIVRGFGGPAVSVIKHNNPCGAATDTKLARACRRALAGDPLSAFGSVLGFNRTVDRETAELLCEPGLFIEAIVAPDFSAEAVGLLTSKPRWRENVRLMQVGRLDTPPSPIQRRFISGGVLVQDADRMTSSMLQWKTVTKTKVADELWDDVSFAWEMVRHVKSNAIVLAKDTSLIGVGAGQMSRVDSVEISIDKAGDRAQGSVLASDAFFPFPDSIEVAAEAGVVAVIQPGGSRRDQEVIDACDKHNLPLVLTGRRHFKH; from the coding sequence ATGACCGCCCCTGACGTCGTCCCCATTCGTACTGCCCTGATCAGCGTTAGCGACAAGCTCGGCCTGTCCGATCTGGCAGCCGGTCTGCAGCGTGCTGGTGTGGCCATCTACAGCACCGGCGGCACCCGACGCCATCTGGAACAGTCCGGCATCGACGTCATGGACGTCGCCGAATACACCGGTTTTCCAGAAATGCTGGACGGCCGCGTCAAAACGCTGCACCCCAAGATTTTCGGCGGCATCCTGGCCATTCGCGACCGCGACGACCACATGGACGCGATCGAAGAGCACGACATCATCCCGTTTGATTTGGTGATCGTGAATCTGTACCCGTTCGCGGCCACAGCCAGCCGCCCCGGCGCGACCCGCGAAGAATGCGTCGAACAGATCGACATCGGCGGCCCCAGCCTGGTTCGGGCGGCTGCCAAAAATCATAACGACGTGGCTGTATCGACCAGCCCCGAACAGTACAGCGAAATCCTGACTCAATTGGAAAGCGCCGGCGGCACCACCCACGAACTTCGCTCGGAACTGGCCGCGGACGCCTTCGATCACACCGCCGGGTACGACCGGGCGATCGCCGATTTCATGCGTGGCGATACCATCGGGGGCGAATTCCCATCCAGTTTGAACCTGTCGCTGCGTCGCAAAACCCAGCTTCGCTATGGCGAAAACCCCCACCAACGGGCTGCTCTGTACGCTGACCCCAGCGACCGGTCAGCGAACTTGGTCTCGGCGCGCCAAATCAGCGGCAAAGAACTCTCGTACAACAACCTGCTGGACCTCGATGCCGCACTGGAGATCGTCCGCGGGTTTGGCGGACCAGCGGTTTCGGTAATCAAGCACAACAACCCCTGCGGTGCAGCGACCGACACCAAATTGGCTCGCGCCTGCCGCCGCGCTCTGGCCGGTGACCCGCTCAGTGCGTTCGGCAGTGTGCTGGGTTTCAACCGCACCGTCGATCGCGAAACCGCCGAACTGCTGTGCGAACCCGGATTGTTCATCGAAGCGATCGTAGCCCCCGATTTTTCGGCCGAAGCCGTTGGGCTGCTGACCAGCAAACCACGATGGCGTGAAAACGTGCGGCTGATGCAAGTCGGCCGATTGGATACGCCGCCATCGCCAATCCAACGACGCTTCATCAGCGGCGGCGTCCTGGTCCAAGATGCGGACCGAATGACCAGTTCGATGCTGCAATGGAAGACCGTCACCAAGACCAAAGTTGCCGATGAACTTTGGGACGACGTTTCGTTCGCGTGGGAAATGGTCCGACATGTGAAGAGCAACGCGATCGTGTTGGCCAAAGACACATCGCTGATCGGCGTCGGTGCGGGCCAGATGAGCCGCGTCGACAGCGTCGAAATTTCGATCGACAAAGCAGGCGACCGTGCCCAGGGATCCGTGCTGGCCTCGGACGCGTTCTTCCCGTTCCCCGATTCGATCGAAGTCGCCGCCGAAGCCGGTGTTGTGGCCGTGATCCAGCCCGGCGGTTCGCGTCGCGACCAAGAAGTCATCGATGCCTGTGACAAACACAACTTGCCGCTGGTATTGACCGGTCGTCGTCACTTCAAGCACTAA